A single Pseudoalteromonas marina DNA region contains:
- the dapA gene encoding 4-hydroxy-tetrahydrodipicolinate synthase: MINNFNLNDYALWTALVTPFDQQGNVDYDTLTTLVSEQEAAHNGILLLGSTGEGLALTLKEQQAIVEHVCQLKPSVPLMVAVGGSNLAQQKEWVSYCNQLPIHSYLLGSPLYAKPGAVGQTLWYESLLNESAHPCMLYNVPGRSGVSIPIETIENLKAHPKLWALKEASGNITQFEAYRQAAPNLALYSGDDALMPYFAQAGAKGLVSVAANAWPKQTHEFVKRSLSGQHPNLFAQWTRAINSLFTVANPIPVKVLMHQQGRLSSPLLRPPLTHLELTQTDCITTANDTILSWH; this comes from the coding sequence ATGATCAATAATTTCAATTTAAACGACTACGCACTGTGGACAGCGCTTGTTACGCCGTTTGATCAACAAGGTAATGTTGACTACGACACGCTCACAACACTTGTTAGCGAACAAGAAGCAGCACACAACGGTATTTTACTGCTCGGTAGTACAGGTGAAGGCTTAGCCCTTACGCTTAAAGAGCAACAAGCGATTGTTGAGCATGTGTGCCAATTAAAACCCAGTGTACCGCTTATGGTTGCTGTTGGTGGTAGTAATTTAGCTCAACAAAAAGAATGGGTTAGCTACTGTAACCAATTACCTATTCACAGCTACTTATTAGGCTCGCCTCTTTATGCAAAACCAGGAGCTGTAGGTCAAACTCTTTGGTACGAAAGCTTGTTAAACGAAAGCGCGCATCCGTGTATGTTGTACAACGTACCTGGGCGCAGCGGTGTAAGCATTCCTATCGAAACCATTGAAAACTTAAAAGCGCACCCAAAACTGTGGGCCTTAAAAGAAGCCAGTGGCAACATCACCCAATTTGAAGCATACCGACAAGCCGCGCCTAATTTAGCGCTATACAGTGGCGACGATGCACTTATGCCCTACTTCGCACAAGCTGGCGCAAAAGGCTTAGTATCGGTTGCGGCAAACGCATGGCCAAAACAAACGCACGAGTTTGTAAAACGTAGCCTAAGCGGTCAACACCCCAATTTATTTGCTCAGTGGACTCGCGCTATTAATAGCCTATTTACTGTAGCAAACCCTATCCCCGTTAAAGTGCTAATGCACCAACAAGGCCGCTTAAGTAGCCCGTTGTTGCGTCCGCCTTTGACGCATCTTGAGTTAACGCAAACCGATTGCATTACCACTGCAAACGACACCATTTTATCTTGGCATTAA